The following are from one region of the Pseudohongiella spirulinae genome:
- a CDS encoding motility protein A, whose amino-acid sequence MNPSTIIGMLSSIALLGSVLFFSAESDASFLNLPGLAIVITGTMAATFISYPMKEVVRVFKLVALVFQRENTYTRDDIKEMVQVSRLWFQGNIKDVDDALVKIKNPFLRNGIQLVIANTDEQEIIDTLRWRIARVKARERAEAHIFRTMSTYAAAFGMIGTLVGLVNMLAVMDSGSLDLIGPQMAVALLTTFYGILLGNVFFQPIAVKLERRTEERLIAMNMVLEGVAMMSKRRPPSFIEDTLKSFAATYEDEIRDKGMPPLRPAPRGK is encoded by the coding sequence ATGAATCCGTCCACCATCATTGGCATGCTGTCCAGTATCGCGCTGCTGGGCAGTGTGCTGTTCTTTTCAGCCGAGTCCGATGCCAGTTTTCTGAATCTGCCCGGACTTGCCATCGTCATCACCGGCACCATGGCGGCCACGTTCATCAGCTATCCCATGAAGGAAGTGGTGCGAGTATTCAAGCTGGTAGCATTGGTCTTTCAGCGTGAAAACACCTACACCCGTGATGACATCAAGGAAATGGTGCAGGTCTCAAGACTGTGGTTTCAGGGCAATATCAAGGATGTAGACGATGCCCTGGTAAAAATCAAAAACCCGTTTTTGCGTAATGGCATCCAACTGGTCATTGCCAATACAGACGAACAGGAGATCATTGACACCCTGCGCTGGCGTATCGCGCGCGTGAAAGCCCGCGAACGCGCCGAGGCGCATATATTCCGCACCATGTCGACCTATGCAGCCGCCTTTGGCATGATCGGCACCCTGGTCGGCCTGGTAAACATGCTGGCGGTCATGGACTCTGGCAGCCTGGATCTGATTGGTCCACAGATGGCCGTGGCGCTGTTGACGACGTTCTACGGCATTCTGCTGGGCAATGTATTTTTTCAGCCCATAGCAGTAAAGCTGGAAAGACGCACGGAAGAGCGCCTCATCGCGATGAACATGGTGCTAGAGGGTGTTGCCATGATGAGCAAGCGTCGCCCGCCATCATTTATCGAAGATACACTCAAGTCCTTTGCCGCAACTTATGAAGACGAAATCCGCGACAAGGGTATGCCACCGCTGAGGCCTGCTCCCCGTGGAAAATAG
- a CDS encoding OmpA/MotB family protein → MENSRYSVTQVGDDDSPPEADNSWMLSYLDVLTLLIAFFVLLLAMSEPKIAEEEILQSMVSATGGADSDDPTSSLTPSAGPDGVLGGGIGVLPEYNAVIAGDDGDSSPDAEAGGSVDEDNNENEERFGELEDSLNSLALQGVDAEIGREGLTLRIADNLLFASGESELRYDGMILISQLREVLESFEGEISVEGHTDSIPINTIQFPSNWELSSARAISVLRFLEADGIEAARMRAIGYADTKPLQSNNSAEGRAANRRVEIVLREPG, encoded by the coding sequence GTGGAAAATAGCCGCTACTCAGTTACTCAGGTCGGCGACGATGACAGCCCCCCCGAGGCCGATAACTCCTGGATGCTCAGCTATCTGGATGTTCTGACACTCCTGATCGCTTTTTTTGTGCTGCTGCTGGCCATGTCCGAACCTAAAATCGCAGAAGAGGAAATTCTACAGTCCATGGTTTCTGCCACTGGCGGCGCAGACTCAGACGATCCGACTTCAAGTCTGACTCCAAGCGCCGGACCAGATGGAGTGCTTGGCGGGGGCATTGGTGTTCTGCCGGAATACAATGCAGTGATTGCAGGAGATGACGGGGACAGCAGTCCGGACGCCGAGGCCGGCGGCTCTGTAGACGAAGACAACAACGAGAATGAGGAACGCTTTGGCGAGCTGGAAGATAGTCTTAACTCTCTTGCCTTGCAGGGCGTAGATGCCGAAATCGGACGAGAAGGACTGACCCTGCGAATTGCCGACAACCTGTTGTTTGCCAGCGGAGAATCTGAACTGCGCTATGACGGCATGATACTAATCAGCCAACTACGTGAAGTGCTGGAAAGTTTTGAAGGAGAAATTTCGGTTGAGGGGCACACTGACAGCATACCCATCAACACCATTCAATTTCCGTCAAACTGGGAGCTGTCCAGCGCGCGTGCCATTTCAGTGCTACGCTTTCTGGAAGCCGACGGCATAGAAGCAGCACGCATGCGCGCGATCGGATATGCTGACACAAAACCCCTGCAAAGCAATAACAGTGCAGAAGGTCGTGCCGCGAACCGGCGTGTAGAGATTGTGCTGCGGGAGCCGGGTTAG
- a CDS encoding response regulator yields the protein MTELRKILYVEDEADIREVARISLEMIGGFEVSICASGEQCLELAPEVKPDLIILDVMMPGMDGPDTLQLLKSIPSVANIPVVFMTAKVQSHEMDSYRCAGVLGVIAKPFDPMTLPDRLRELFFEPKVCSV from the coding sequence GTGACGGAGCTCAGGAAAATTCTGTATGTCGAGGACGAAGCGGACATTCGTGAAGTGGCACGAATTTCACTGGAGATGATCGGTGGATTTGAGGTCTCAATTTGTGCATCAGGTGAGCAATGTCTTGAATTGGCCCCTGAAGTTAAACCAGACCTGATTATACTGGATGTCATGATGCCCGGCATGGATGGGCCTGACACGCTGCAGTTGCTGAAGTCGATACCCTCAGTCGCAAATATCCCGGTGGTTTTTATGACGGCGAAAGTGCAGTCGCATGAAATGGATTCTTACCGCTGTGCCGGTGTGCTGGGCGTAATAGCCAAACCTTTTGATCCAATGACATTGCCGGATCGGTTGCGCGAGTTATTTTTTGAACCAAAGGTTTGTTCGGTTTAA
- a CDS encoding sensor histidine kinase: MTISGRQLSIVLVALLILLAVSGNYYHLTLFDGELRYLLGSTFSLLALRLFGFTAGLLVALCASAMTVIVWQHPLGFVIYPLEIVIVHFFIGRYGSSLLLAAMFYWLMLGAPLIWGLLSVTGLLASELLTIVALKHAVNGVLNAFLAEIVYTLLRFHRPSRLRLRLNRLRIPDVIFFSLLLSMTIPVTAILLNFPFVASTSDLAIWLTWLIVMIIVNMILAKAISSWFSGHLARLALVGSAEQRLIKHDLEEFTMLGKALGTVSDALERRAQDQQTHTQTILDNIIDGIITIDAKGSVLSYNRSAERIFGYPEQAVLGRNVSMLMPEPYHGEHDSYLENYRVTGNKKIIGKGREVQGRHQNGTVFPLDLMVTEISRNDQPVFIGTVRDISERKKVDRLKNEFVSTVSHELRTPLTAICGSLGLISAAQPGGLEANALNLLDIAQNNCKRLGHLIEDLLDIESLASGRMTMQISRESITELVGRAVSDSAALALKADVEIVLGRRDQALVDVDERRFTQIMSNLLSNAIKFSPRQSSVLVEQIVRDGKIRVSVQDYGPGVPAAFHSRIFSRFAQADSSDLKSHGGAGLGLAISRELAEQMSGSMGFDSIEGKGATFYVELPVQLMEDITSS; the protein is encoded by the coding sequence ATGACCATTTCGGGGCGTCAACTGTCGATTGTTTTGGTGGCCCTGCTTATCCTGTTAGCGGTATCGGGCAACTATTACCACCTGACGCTGTTTGACGGCGAACTCAGATATCTGCTGGGATCGACTTTCTCACTGCTGGCCTTGCGGCTGTTTGGTTTCACCGCAGGGCTTCTGGTCGCTCTTTGTGCGTCGGCCATGACAGTAATAGTCTGGCAGCATCCACTCGGATTTGTGATCTACCCGCTTGAGATAGTCATAGTCCATTTTTTTATTGGTCGCTACGGTTCGTCCTTGTTGTTGGCGGCCATGTTTTATTGGCTGATGCTCGGTGCGCCACTTATCTGGGGTCTGTTGAGCGTAACCGGGTTGCTCGCGTCTGAACTGCTAACCATTGTTGCCTTAAAACATGCGGTAAACGGAGTTCTGAATGCGTTCCTGGCTGAGATTGTTTACACCTTGCTGCGTTTTCACCGGCCCAGCCGGTTGCGTCTGCGTCTGAATCGACTGCGTATTCCGGATGTAATTTTCTTCTCGTTATTGCTCAGCATGACGATACCAGTCACAGCCATACTGCTCAACTTTCCCTTCGTAGCGTCGACATCTGATCTCGCTATCTGGCTGACCTGGCTGATCGTGATGATAATAGTGAATATGATCCTGGCCAAAGCAATCAGTTCCTGGTTTTCAGGACATCTGGCTCGTCTTGCTCTGGTCGGCAGCGCCGAGCAGAGGCTGATCAAGCATGACCTGGAAGAATTTACAATGCTCGGAAAAGCGCTGGGTACAGTCTCGGACGCGCTTGAGCGGCGCGCACAAGACCAACAGACTCATACCCAGACAATTCTGGATAATATTATTGACGGCATTATAACCATCGATGCAAAAGGTTCGGTGCTCTCATACAACCGTTCTGCTGAGCGAATATTTGGTTACCCGGAGCAAGCAGTTCTGGGTCGCAATGTAAGTATGTTAATGCCCGAGCCGTATCACGGTGAGCATGATAGTTATCTGGAAAATTATCGGGTGACTGGCAATAAAAAGATCATTGGCAAAGGCCGAGAGGTTCAGGGACGCCATCAGAACGGAACAGTGTTCCCACTTGATTTGATGGTCACTGAAATCAGCCGAAATGACCAGCCGGTATTTATCGGCACTGTCCGGGATATCAGCGAGCGCAAAAAAGTTGATCGATTAAAAAATGAGTTTGTGTCAACCGTGAGTCATGAACTGCGTACTCCCTTGACGGCCATTTGTGGATCATTGGGTTTGATCAGTGCTGCTCAGCCCGGCGGACTTGAGGCTAATGCATTAAATTTGCTTGATATAGCTCAAAATAATTGTAAACGCCTGGGACACTTGATAGAGGATCTGTTAGATATTGAGAGTCTGGCAAGTGGCCGGATGACTATGCAGATAAGTAGAGAGTCAATCACTGAACTGGTTGGACGTGCTGTCAGTGACAGCGCCGCATTGGCATTGAAGGCAGATGTGGAAATAGTCCTTGGTCGTCGGGACCAGGCACTGGTCGATGTTGACGAGCGGCGCTTTACCCAGATAATGAGTAATCTGCTATCGAATGCCATCAAATTTTCTCCCCGCCAATCATCGGTTCTGGTCGAGCAGATTGTCCGCGACGGCAAGATCAGAGTCAGTGTGCAGGACTATGGCCCGGGTGTGCCCGCTGCGTTTCACTCGCGTATTTTCAGTCGGTTTGCGCAGGCTGATAGCAGTGACCTGAAAAGCCATGGCGGAGCCGGGCTTGGTCTGGCTATCTCCCGAGAGCTTGCTGAACAGATGTCGGGTTCTATGGGCTTTGATTCGATTGAAGGCAAGGGTGCCACTTTTTATGTGGAGCTTCCGGTGCAGTTAATGGAAGACATCACATCATCATGA
- a CDS encoding ATP-binding protein, with protein sequence MQAPLPGNETERLRALHATCLLDSEPEERFDRLTRLARQLFCVPYAFVSLVDQDRQWFKSGDIDGVVELPRSESICAHAILDKQMLICEDLCKDTRFADMAAVKGAPGLRFYAGAPLVLEGQYSIGTLSIVSTSPRRFTAEDITALKDLAACVVDEIALLRERELRHRLFDQDRLSAVINRIQAQQIRYADFNKTFGTLIKDILQLIDADFGMICDVTASDGRESMALSVRVVSSEGQVFFPDGQAIPNLNRLFYQTLVSRQAMIVNQVAEDPCPFWRERGFPQLRNYLGIPVMLGGKPVTMLVLGNRRGSFDRDTVQFLQPLLFTLAQLVQASAVREQKREIQSEILRLSQVASQTTNGVVITDIDGRVRWINEGFSRLAGYTLEEIKGLSPGRILQGEESDRRVADQMARAVKDREPFDVELINYHKSGRPYWVHISCNPLLNESSELEGFIAIESDITDRKRLENVKDQFIANVSHELKTPLTALNGALSLMQSQSAGVPVDKLLDMAARNGRRLALLIDDLLDTERLMQGKVNLELADYQIVPLLEQAVADNKPAMADRAVQLVLNLAGNELGRQAVRVDQLRFHQVINNLISNAIKFSPHNEPVTVTASVHDSHCKISVTDHGPGVPDNFRPHIFKRFSQAEIGSRREHGGAGLGLAISKELVEQMQGEIGFDSVPGKCHFYFTVPLSEK encoded by the coding sequence ATGCAGGCGCCTCTTCCGGGTAATGAGACAGAACGGCTTCGCGCCCTGCATGCTACGTGTTTGCTGGATAGCGAGCCTGAGGAACGCTTTGATCGATTGACCCGGCTGGCACGTCAACTTTTTTGCGTCCCGTATGCATTTGTGTCGCTTGTTGATCAAGATCGCCAGTGGTTTAAATCGGGTGATATTGATGGGGTTGTGGAGTTGCCACGCTCTGAGTCGATTTGTGCTCATGCCATACTCGATAAACAGATGCTGATTTGTGAAGATTTGTGCAAAGACACCAGGTTTGCTGACATGGCGGCTGTCAAGGGTGCGCCCGGGTTGAGGTTTTATGCTGGCGCACCCTTGGTACTGGAAGGCCAATACAGCATTGGCACGCTTAGCATTGTCAGCACCTCCCCAAGGCGATTCACCGCTGAGGATATAACCGCGCTCAAGGATCTGGCAGCCTGTGTTGTTGATGAGATAGCGCTGCTTCGCGAGCGGGAACTACGCCATCGACTCTTTGATCAGGATCGGCTTAGTGCCGTGATCAACAGAATTCAGGCCCAACAGATTCGTTATGCCGATTTTAATAAGACATTCGGCACTTTGATTAAGGACATTCTGCAGCTGATCGATGCCGATTTTGGCATGATTTGTGATGTCACTGCCAGTGATGGGCGCGAATCAATGGCTTTGTCGGTTCGCGTCGTCAGCTCAGAGGGTCAGGTTTTTTTTCCTGATGGGCAGGCCATCCCGAACCTGAACAGGCTGTTCTATCAAACATTGGTCTCCAGACAGGCGATGATTGTTAATCAGGTGGCAGAGGATCCCTGTCCGTTCTGGAGAGAGCGGGGCTTTCCGCAGCTCCGGAACTATCTGGGCATCCCCGTCATGTTGGGTGGTAAACCGGTAACTATGCTGGTTCTGGGAAACCGGCGAGGATCATTTGATCGAGATACTGTGCAGTTTCTGCAGCCCCTGTTGTTTACATTGGCTCAGTTGGTTCAGGCGTCGGCGGTCCGTGAGCAGAAGCGCGAGATTCAGTCGGAAATATTACGTCTGTCACAGGTGGCCAGCCAGACTACCAACGGAGTAGTCATTACTGACATTGACGGTCGTGTACGATGGATCAATGAGGGCTTCAGTCGCCTTGCCGGCTATACCCTGGAAGAAATAAAGGGCCTGTCACCGGGGCGAATTCTGCAGGGCGAAGAAAGTGACCGGCGTGTGGCTGATCAGATGGCGCGCGCCGTAAAGGATCGCGAGCCCTTCGATGTTGAATTGATCAATTATCATAAAAGCGGTCGGCCCTATTGGGTTCATATCAGTTGCAACCCTTTGCTGAATGAGTCCTCGGAGCTGGAAGGATTTATTGCCATCGAGTCCGATATTACCGACCGAAAGCGCCTGGAGAATGTAAAGGATCAATTCATTGCTAACGTCAGCCATGAACTTAAGACTCCGTTGACGGCACTAAACGGTGCTTTGTCATTGATGCAGTCACAATCAGCTGGTGTACCGGTCGATAAGTTGCTGGATATGGCAGCACGTAACGGTCGCCGACTGGCGCTATTGATCGATGATCTGTTGGATACGGAACGACTGATGCAAGGAAAGGTGAATCTGGAACTCGCCGATTATCAGATAGTCCCATTGCTGGAACAGGCAGTAGCAGACAACAAACCGGCGATGGCGGATCGGGCGGTGCAATTGGTATTGAACCTGGCCGGGAATGAACTGGGGCGTCAAGCTGTGCGTGTTGATCAGCTGCGCTTCCATCAGGTCATTAATAATCTGATCTCAAATGCAATTAAATTTTCTCCGCACAATGAACCGGTTACGGTTACAGCATCAGTCCATGACAGTCATTGCAAAATCAGTGTGACTGACCATGGCCCCGGAGTTCCTGACAACTTCAGGCCCCATATCTTCAAGCGCTTTTCACAGGCGGAAATAGGCAGTCGCCGGGAACATGGGGGTGCCGGATTGGGGCTGGCTATCAGTAAGGAGCTGGTGGAACAGATGCAGGGTGAAATAGGCTTTGACAGTGTACCCGGTAAATGTCATTTTTATTTTACTGTTCCATTGAGCGAAAAATAA
- a CDS encoding HD domain-containing phosphohydrolase — MQRMTRSQKILVVDDEQSNLKLIVRLLAHHGYNNVIPLDDSRQVSQIFQQERPDLILLDLNMPHLNGFQVLDQLKALNESVLPPVVMLTAQHGRDFILESLSRGARDYISKPFDPSELIMRVQNLLEVHLAHKLLVNQKKTLEEMVANRTRELRETRLQVVQRLGRAAEYRDEETGNHILRMSHTSAFLAEKLGWSADQCELLLHASPMHDIGKIGIPDYILLKPGRLIPDEWEIMKTHAEIGAKLLDGDDSDLMVMAREIAWTHHEKWDGSGYPRALKADQIPVAGRIVAISDVFDALTSERPYKKAWDIERALDYIQESKGLHFDPDLVELFLANIGQILAIRQRFAEP, encoded by the coding sequence ATGCAAAGAATGACGCGATCACAGAAAATACTGGTAGTAGATGATGAGCAGAGTAACCTCAAGCTGATTGTGCGGTTGTTGGCACATCACGGTTACAACAATGTCATCCCACTGGATGATTCTCGCCAGGTGTCACAGATTTTTCAGCAGGAGCGGCCAGACTTGATTTTGCTTGACCTGAATATGCCGCACCTCAATGGCTTTCAGGTGCTGGATCAGCTCAAGGCATTAAACGAGTCTGTGTTACCCCCAGTGGTCATGTTGACGGCGCAGCACGGGCGGGATTTTATCCTGGAGTCGCTGTCCCGCGGTGCCCGGGACTATATCAGCAAACCATTTGATCCCTCAGAACTCATCATGCGCGTGCAGAACCTGTTGGAAGTACATCTGGCACACAAGCTGTTGGTGAATCAGAAAAAAACGCTGGAGGAAATGGTTGCCAACCGGACCCGGGAGCTGCGGGAAACCCGGCTTCAGGTGGTACAGCGACTGGGTCGGGCCGCCGAATACAGAGATGAAGAAACGGGCAACCATATCCTTCGCATGTCCCATACCTCGGCCTTTCTGGCTGAAAAACTCGGCTGGTCAGCGGACCAGTGTGAGCTATTGCTGCACGCCAGCCCCATGCACGATATTGGCAAAATTGGTATTCCCGATTATATCTTGCTCAAGCCTGGCCGCCTGATACCGGACGAGTGGGAAATAATGAAAACCCACGCTGAAATTGGCGCGAAGCTGCTGGATGGGGATGATTCGGATCTGATGGTCATGGCACGAGAAATTGCCTGGACCCACCATGAAAAATGGGACGGATCAGGGTATCCGCGTGCTTTAAAGGCTGATCAGATTCCGGTGGCAGGTCGCATTGTGGCGATTTCAGACGTGTTCGATGCCTTGACCTCGGAGCGACCGTATAAAAAAGCCTGGGACATTGAGCGGGCTCTGGACTACATTCAGGAAAGCAAAGGGCTGCACTTTGATCCAGATCTCGTGGAGCTTTTCCTTGCCAATATAGGTCAGATTCTGGCCATACGTCAGCGCTTTGCGGAGCCCTGA
- a CDS encoding response regulator produces MNSDTYHEVQRALSSLRQTFIKDLEDRIDIFSQLAIRLHEADPQSARQQHFDTLYLEIHRLAGAAGTFGLFELSESAVEVDRFMSRARKDKQIASSGFSAQLVGAIAELEKIIRQVLPLAAAERPVSDAAFSRRKNQPVFIVEDDLQQAEKIQLALSDAGYQTELFLTQESFSQRMEQTSDSMPLAVVMDIMFPDDDSGGLELLGKYSESFSEFNIPVVVLSVRDDMMARLRAFRAGASRYLSKPADTGMLVDLLDTLTGRRPVEPYRVLLVDDDALLMKAHASALTAAGMNVLCVGDPLNILEALNGFDPDVAIIDVYMPDVSGPELAAVLRERFAYLHMPIIFLSAESDLSQQLMALNLGGDDFMVKPVLPEHLIAAVSARARRARQASAIRTKLETTLYEREREHVALNQHAIVSIADGRGDIIYVNDKFCEIAGYQRHELLGLNHRVVKSGLHDAEFYGDMWSTIKQGEVWQGEICNRKKDGSLYWVSSTITPFLDSDGKPYQYVSIRTDITEIKSRELEQKRQSDLRQLIAEVGATLMDAPASAMDDAVEQSLALAGQLLGAERANLFQYAADNGTVTHTHEWFRHGLCSQKARVKNVPVADLPWWWDAVQTDSLIYLPDINALPSDATAEKAFFRSLGISSVIALPIVRDAKVSGLLGFATLNEPHAWREQDLKLLQVVAELISSALKRCEAELRAESHKEMLRIGQVFANIGTWDWNIKTNQLYWTERIAPLFGYEEGEVETSYDNFMAAVHPEDRQAVGDAINASLNDKQPYEIEHRVVWPDGTVRWLLERGSVVYDADGVPDQMIGVVQDIDDRKRAEMDLQAARLEADRANLAKSEFLSSMSHELRTPMNVILGFAQLLRYDEDLSEEAKDSVSEILKSGNHLLELINEVLDLAKIESGRLTISQEPIEINQLLNDCVRQISPLADERNIGIRVVTESSLAVVADHTRLRQILLNLLSNAVKYNRESGRISVDICRLEKGRIKLSITDTGTGIEDDQISHIFEPFNRLGKESSAVEGTGIGLAISKQLIEMMGGEIHVSSTKGEGSCFWIVLDAADSISSTDLSDQIEPCLDAPDLTISTERRPVLYIEDNPSNIRLMANIVSKRPDFEFVSAMSPQLGIDLAQSRKPDLIFLDINLPDMDGYAVLRKLRNIDALKATPVIAITANAMKKDMERGMAAGFADYLTKPIQVSEVLAILQRHSW; encoded by the coding sequence GTGAATTCTGATACTTATCACGAAGTGCAGCGAGCACTGTCATCGTTGCGACAGACCTTTATTAAAGATCTGGAAGACCGCATTGATATCTTTTCTCAGTTGGCTATCCGCTTGCACGAGGCTGATCCGCAATCAGCGCGCCAACAACATTTCGACACCTTGTATCTTGAGATCCATCGGCTGGCCGGTGCTGCTGGCACCTTTGGATTGTTTGAACTCTCAGAGTCGGCCGTCGAAGTTGACCGTTTTATGTCACGGGCCAGGAAAGACAAGCAGATTGCTTCGTCCGGATTTTCCGCGCAACTTGTCGGGGCCATTGCGGAGCTCGAAAAGATTATTCGCCAGGTACTGCCATTGGCTGCGGCTGAGCGCCCGGTATCAGATGCTGCCTTCTCCAGACGTAAAAACCAGCCCGTTTTTATCGTTGAAGATGACCTGCAGCAGGCAGAAAAGATACAACTGGCCTTGAGTGACGCCGGTTATCAGACTGAGCTTTTCCTGACACAGGAATCATTCAGTCAGCGCATGGAACAGACATCTGACAGCATGCCGTTGGCAGTTGTAATGGATATTATGTTTCCGGACGATGACAGCGGCGGACTGGAGCTGCTTGGCAAGTACAGCGAATCTTTTTCTGAGTTCAACATACCCGTAGTTGTGCTGTCAGTACGCGATGACATGATGGCTCGCTTGCGTGCCTTCCGGGCCGGCGCCAGTCGCTACCTCTCCAAACCGGCAGATACAGGCATGCTGGTTGATCTTCTTGATACACTGACTGGTCGGAGGCCCGTGGAGCCTTATCGGGTTCTGCTGGTGGATGATGATGCCTTGTTGATGAAGGCTCATGCCAGCGCACTCACAGCCGCCGGTATGAACGTCCTGTGTGTTGGTGATCCACTGAACATACTTGAAGCGCTGAACGGCTTTGATCCCGACGTGGCTATTATTGATGTTTACATGCCTGATGTATCGGGTCCTGAGCTGGCTGCGGTGCTCAGAGAGCGTTTTGCCTATCTGCATATGCCGATTATCTTCCTGTCGGCTGAATCGGATCTGAGTCAGCAATTGATGGCGCTGAATCTGGGTGGTGATGACTTTATGGTCAAACCGGTATTACCGGAGCATCTGATTGCTGCTGTCAGTGCCCGGGCCCGGCGGGCGCGACAGGCGTCAGCGATTCGGACCAAACTTGAAACCACATTGTATGAGCGTGAAAGAGAGCATGTTGCATTGAATCAGCATGCTATTGTCAGCATTGCCGATGGCCGCGGTGACATTATTTACGTCAATGACAAGTTTTGTGAGATTGCCGGTTATCAGCGTCATGAGCTGTTGGGATTAAATCATCGAGTGGTTAAATCGGGCCTGCATGATGCGGAATTTTACGGCGACATGTGGTCGACCATAAAGCAGGGAGAAGTCTGGCAGGGAGAAATCTGTAACCGGAAAAAAGACGGCTCACTGTATTGGGTCTCATCAACCATTACGCCGTTTCTGGATTCTGATGGTAAACCCTACCAATACGTATCGATTCGAACAGACATAACAGAGATCAAATCCAGAGAGCTGGAACAGAAGCGCCAGTCAGACCTCAGGCAGTTGATTGCTGAAGTCGGCGCGACATTGATGGATGCGCCGGCCAGTGCGATGGATGATGCAGTTGAGCAATCACTGGCGTTGGCAGGACAACTGTTGGGTGCCGAGCGGGCTAATCTGTTTCAGTACGCTGCAGATAATGGCACTGTCACGCACACACACGAGTGGTTCAGACACGGTTTATGCTCTCAGAAAGCACGGGTTAAAAATGTGCCGGTTGCCGATCTGCCCTGGTGGTGGGATGCTGTGCAGACTGACTCCTTAATTTATCTGCCAGACATTAACGCGCTGCCATCTGATGCCACAGCAGAGAAGGCTTTTTTCAGGTCCCTGGGGATAAGTTCGGTGATTGCGTTACCGATTGTAAGAGACGCAAAAGTCAGTGGCTTGCTGGGTTTCGCAACATTGAACGAGCCTCACGCCTGGCGTGAGCAGGATCTGAAACTGCTACAGGTAGTTGCAGAATTAATCAGCAGCGCCTTAAAGCGCTGCGAAGCCGAGCTCCGTGCAGAGTCTCACAAAGAAATGCTCAGAATTGGTCAAGTGTTTGCAAACATTGGAACCTGGGACTGGAATATAAAAACCAACCAGCTGTACTGGACAGAGCGCATCGCCCCCTTGTTTGGCTACGAAGAAGGCGAGGTGGAAACCTCCTACGATAATTTTATGGCTGCCGTGCATCCCGAAGATCGTCAGGCTGTGGGTGACGCAATCAATGCCAGTCTGAATGATAAACAGCCCTATGAAATTGAGCACCGCGTGGTGTGGCCAGATGGCACGGTCAGGTGGTTGCTGGAGCGCGGTTCGGTAGTCTATGACGCGGATGGTGTGCCCGACCAGATGATTGGTGTTGTGCAGGATATCGATGATCGAAAACGGGCGGAAATGGATTTGCAGGCAGCACGGCTGGAAGCTGATCGGGCCAATCTTGCTAAATCGGAATTCTTGTCCAGTATGAGTCACGAACTCAGAACACCCATGAATGTCATTCTGGGCTTCGCTCAATTGCTTCGCTACGATGAAGATCTGTCTGAAGAAGCCAAGGATAGCGTCAGTGAAATACTCAAGTCCGGTAACCACTTGCTGGAGCTGATAAACGAGGTATTGGACCTGGCAAAAATCGAATCCGGACGACTGACAATTTCACAGGAGCCCATCGAAATTAATCAGTTGCTTAATGACTGCGTACGTCAGATTTCGCCGCTTGCCGATGAACGCAATATCGGAATAAGAGTGGTTACGGAGTCATCACTGGCTGTTGTCGCTGACCATACCCGTTTGCGACAGATTCTGCTGAACCTCTTGTCGAATGCCGTTAAATATAATCGCGAAAGCGGACGTATTTCTGTCGATATCTGCCGACTGGAAAAAGGAAGGATCAAACTCTCTATAACGGATACGGGAACGGGTATCGAGGATGATCAGATTTCGCATATCTTTGAGCCATTCAATCGGTTGGGAAAGGAGAGCAGTGCGGTCGAGGGAACCGGAATCGGCCTTGCTATCAGCAAACAACTGATTGAGATGATGGGCGGAGAGATTCATGTGTCCAGCACTAAAGGCGAAGGTTCCTGCTTCTGGATCGTGCTGGATGCGGCGGATAGTATTTCTTCGACTGATCTCAGCGATCAGATCGAACCGTGTCTGGATGCGCCTGATCTGACGATCAGCACTGAGCGTAGACCTGTGCTGTATATTGAGGATAATCCATCCAATATCCGCCTGATGGCAAACATCGTCTCCAAGAGACCTGATTTCGAGTTTGTGAGCGCGATGTCGCCTCAGTTGGGGATTGATCTTGCACAATCCAGAAAGCCGGATTTGATATTTCTTGATATAAACCTGCCTGATATGGACGGGTACGCTGTGCTTAGAAAATTGCGCAACATTGATGCGCTGAAGGCGACACCGGTGATTGCTATCACCGCTAATGCCATGAAAAAAGATATGGAGCGCGGAATGGCGGCCGGCTTTGCAGACTACCTGACAAAACCCATTCAGGTCAGCGAAGTACTGGCGATATTGCAGCGCCATTCATGGTGA